One window of Phycisphaeraceae bacterium genomic DNA carries:
- the atpE gene encoding ATP synthase F0 subunit C: MGKGLAAIGAGLAVVGGGIGIGLIGKGAVESIARQPEAAGPIGTNMILTAALVEGATLFAVVVGLLAAL, encoded by the coding sequence ATCGGCAAGGGCCTCGCTGCCATCGGTGCCGGTCTCGCCGTCGTCGGCGGCGGCATCGGCATCGGCCTCATCGGCAAGGGAGCCGTCGAGTCCATCGCCCGCCAGCCCGAGGCCGCCGGACCCATCGGCACCAACATGATCCTCACCGCCGCACTCGTCGAAGGCGCCACGCTCTTCGCCGTCGTCGTCGGCCTCCTCGCCGCACTCTGA
- the atpF gene encoding F0F1 ATP synthase subunit B — protein MTRLFRILVALTLLAFTPMALSGSVAHAAPDTSHAGDHGHETVGPVPTVKQAMAPALATVIVFAIVLFILSTQVWPKITKGLADREAKIRAEIQNAEDARKQAKEALEQYQQNLAEARAEANKMIEQARLQQQTLANELKAKADAELGAMREKAMRDIDAAKRSALSEIYAESTALATTIAGKILRRELGVSDNQRLVDESLAELGKSRN, from the coding sequence ATGACGCGCCTGTTCCGTATCCTCGTCGCTCTCACGCTCCTCGCCTTCACCCCCATGGCCCTCTCCGGCAGCGTTGCACACGCCGCGCCGGATACCTCGCACGCCGGCGACCACGGCCACGAGACCGTCGGCCCCGTACCGACCGTCAAGCAGGCCATGGCGCCCGCCCTCGCCACAGTCATCGTTTTCGCGATCGTCCTCTTCATCCTCTCCACCCAGGTCTGGCCCAAGATCACCAAGGGCCTCGCCGATCGCGAAGCCAAGATCCGCGCCGAGATCCAGAACGCCGAAGACGCCCGCAAGCAGGCCAAGGAAGCCCTCGAGCAGTACCAGCAGAACCTCGCCGAGGCCCGCGCCGAGGCCAACAAGATGATCGAGCAGGCACGCCTGCAGCAGCAGACACTCGCCAACGAACTCAAGGCGAAGGCCGACGCCGAACTCGGAGCCATGCGCGAGAAGGCCATGCGCGACATCGACGCCGCCAAGCGCTCCGCACTCTCCGAGATTTACGCCGAGTCCACCGCCCTCGCGACAACCATCGCCGGCAAGATCCTCCGCCGTGAACTCGGCGTCTCCGACAACCAGCGACTCGTCGACGAATCGCTCGCCGAACTCGGCAAGAGCCGCAACTGA
- the fliS gene encoding flagellar export chaperone FliS, with protein sequence MTATQTLSTQANAYLKTRVMTASPEELRLMLLDGAARFLRQGIDGLEAKDYERSFNGISQCRAIIMELLTGVRPEQAPELVERVQSLYSFLYAELVDASFSRDVKRLGKVLGLIEFERETWQMAMQKVRAEREAAGRTPASEHAALAAQG encoded by the coding sequence ATGACCGCCACACAAACCCTCTCGACTCAGGCCAACGCCTACCTCAAGACCAGGGTCATGACCGCAAGCCCCGAGGAGCTCCGCCTGATGCTCCTCGACGGAGCCGCACGCTTCCTCCGCCAGGGAATCGACGGCCTCGAAGCCAAGGACTACGAACGATCCTTCAACGGCATCTCGCAGTGCCGCGCGATCATCATGGAACTGCTCACCGGTGTCCGACCCGAGCAGGCCCCCGAACTCGTCGAGCGTGTCCAGTCGCTCTACTCGTTCCTCTACGCCGAACTCGTCGACGCCTCATTCTCCCGCGACGTCAAGCGCCTCGGTAAGGTCCTCGGCCTCATCGAGTTCGAGCGCGAGACATGGCAGATGGCCATGCAGAAGGTCCGCGCCGAAAGAGAGGCCGCAGGCCGCACACCCGCCTCCGAGCACGCCGCCCTCGCAGCCCAGGGCTGA
- a CDS encoding DUF4230 domain-containing protein: MLEIWIFTLVLAFAFVVIAFLAVRGHFRRQKKSSELTTTHIRMITERVRPVGRLVGLEVCAKEIVTATAGIGWLPPLLVSQAKIAMIFHFEKQYGVDLSSLGPDRVRERRDGSVEVCLPPVEGMLRLLDVTPYDIQDGRVFGLVDVVPMNAARQTALMQQAQEQAGLLFRQSDARYVEQARRSIERQLEAILALGGRRLVIVWDEREAEARQPSVHDADSAAGDVARVPA, translated from the coding sequence ATGCTCGAGATCTGGATTTTCACGCTCGTTCTCGCGTTCGCCTTTGTTGTGATCGCGTTTCTTGCCGTTCGCGGCCACTTTCGACGTCAGAAGAAGTCGAGTGAGCTGACGACGACGCATATCCGGATGATCACGGAGCGGGTGCGCCCTGTGGGTCGTCTGGTGGGTCTTGAGGTGTGCGCGAAAGAGATCGTGACCGCGACTGCGGGGATCGGCTGGCTGCCGCCTTTGCTGGTGAGTCAGGCGAAGATCGCGATGATCTTCCACTTTGAGAAGCAGTACGGGGTGGATCTTTCGAGTCTGGGGCCGGATCGGGTTCGGGAGCGGCGTGATGGATCGGTTGAGGTTTGCCTGCCGCCGGTCGAGGGGATGTTGCGTCTGCTGGATGTGACGCCGTATGACATTCAGGACGGGCGTGTGTTCGGGCTTGTGGATGTTGTGCCGATGAATGCGGCCCGGCAGACCGCGCTGATGCAGCAGGCGCAGGAGCAGGCGGGGCTTTTGTTCAGGCAGTCGGACGCGAGGTATGTGGAGCAGGCGAGGCGGAGCATTGAGCGTCAGCTTGAGGCGATCCTTGCGCTCGGTGGGCGTCGGCTTGTGATTGTGTGGGACGAGCGCGAGGCGGAGGCGCGTCAGCCGTCGGTTCACGACGCGGACTCAGCGGCTGGCGATGTCGCGCGTGTTCCGGCGTGA
- the fliD gene encoding flagellar filament capping protein FliD produces MSGISTGVGLISGINTGSLINQMLSIEAKPKQFAQSRVFGLQLQQTAYLDLNSRLSALKTIANKFRTAKTLQSKQATTSDGSVLKATASNSAAQGTYQFIVDRLVSTQQMLSKGFANKDSTSVGATTLTFETAAGGLVRDTALADLNGGNGVTRGKIVVTDSVGGTQTIDLSTAGTVSEVLDAINGASGLAVTARVEGGRFVISDKAGGSITVADAVGSTTATSLGIAGTGTGSIAGAIVYSIGEDTALGSLNDGNGVFISDAIGAARSDFRITIDGSTNVQVNIGPKYNSGGTQTEGAASTVGQVLTRINEALAAAGFADIQASIAPDGSRLQIIDDQGTRTIAITETGSGSTAKDLGILTPSPATGTLTGSRVLAGMNSTLTRNINGGSGLGSDGAIDFTLRDGSTFNLTLAADSTIDDIISAIQNASGTLAGGGPKVSVTMNASGTGLQIKDNTTGSSQLIISGAAATSLGIDTTGTSAATVSGKNLQHAYVTASTLVSTLNQGKGIGTGVFEIRDSTGGTVDIDIGTDTKNVGQLIAEINSSASGAGLRVRARINANGDGIEIYENIPDGQTPGSSKIKITDRSGGVAAALRIAGEAKDVGPENKIDGSYERTVEIDADDTLQDVANKINSAGIQLAASIVNDGTGSKPFRLSLTSKTSGSAGRVLFDSGTLDLGLSTIDKGSDARIIFGGSNAASGLLLTSSSNTFSNVVTGLTIDAVGVSENPVRISVSQNTDSIVTEIRAFIDAFNTVLTRIDDQSKYNQETKTKGALLGDQTSQSLRRSLLTTIQSKAIGASGTYDDLADLGVRVGSGSRLELDEERLRNALATDPASVEQVLAGYTQGDAEQYEDLGNGIKVKIQNPEGPFTVLGLAGKIERLANTYIDSVSGILTGRKRSIDTQIEFQNKRIAEIDVRLASRRQVLQAQFVAMEQAIAQLQSQQSAISQIGLLG; encoded by the coding sequence ATGTCAGGCATATCCACCGGCGTTGGACTCATCAGCGGCATCAACACCGGCTCACTCATCAACCAGATGCTCAGCATCGAGGCCAAGCCCAAGCAGTTCGCGCAGTCGCGCGTCTTCGGGTTGCAGCTCCAGCAGACCGCCTACCTCGACCTCAACTCTCGTCTGAGCGCACTCAAGACCATCGCCAACAAGTTCCGCACCGCCAAGACACTCCAGAGCAAACAGGCCACCACCAGCGATGGCTCCGTGCTCAAGGCGACCGCCTCCAACTCGGCCGCACAGGGAACCTATCAGTTCATCGTCGATCGGCTCGTGAGCACGCAGCAGATGCTCTCAAAGGGATTCGCCAACAAGGACTCAACGTCCGTCGGCGCCACAACCCTCACCTTCGAGACCGCCGCCGGCGGCCTTGTGCGCGACACCGCGCTCGCCGATCTCAACGGCGGCAACGGTGTCACAAGAGGCAAAATCGTCGTCACCGACTCCGTCGGCGGCACACAGACAATCGATCTCTCTACCGCCGGCACAGTCTCCGAAGTCCTCGACGCGATCAACGGCGCAAGCGGGCTCGCAGTCACCGCTCGCGTCGAGGGCGGCAGATTCGTCATCTCCGACAAGGCCGGCGGCTCAATCACCGTCGCCGACGCCGTCGGCTCCACAACCGCAACCAGTCTCGGCATCGCGGGCACAGGAACCGGCAGCATCGCGGGTGCAATCGTCTACTCGATCGGCGAAGACACCGCACTCGGCTCGCTCAACGACGGCAACGGCGTCTTCATCTCGGACGCGATCGGTGCCGCACGCTCAGACTTCCGGATCACCATCGACGGCTCCACAAACGTCCAGGTGAACATCGGACCAAAGTACAACTCCGGAGGCACACAGACCGAAGGCGCCGCCTCCACCGTCGGCCAGGTCCTCACACGAATCAACGAGGCCCTCGCCGCCGCCGGATTCGCTGATATCCAGGCCTCGATCGCGCCGGACGGCTCACGCCTCCAGATCATCGACGACCAGGGCACACGCACGATCGCAATCACCGAGACCGGCTCCGGCTCCACCGCCAAAGACCTCGGCATCCTCACCCCCTCGCCCGCCACAGGCACGCTCACCGGCTCGCGCGTCCTCGCCGGCATGAACAGCACGCTCACCCGCAACATCAACGGCGGCTCCGGACTCGGCTCCGACGGAGCAATCGATTTCACCCTCCGCGACGGCTCGACATTCAACCTCACCCTCGCCGCCGACAGCACCATCGACGACATCATCTCCGCGATCCAGAACGCCTCGGGCACGCTCGCCGGCGGAGGACCCAAGGTCTCCGTCACCATGAACGCCTCGGGCACCGGGCTCCAGATCAAGGACAACACCACAGGCAGCAGCCAACTCATCATCTCCGGCGCAGCCGCGACCTCGCTCGGCATCGACACCACAGGCACAAGCGCCGCAACCGTCTCTGGCAAGAACCTCCAGCACGCCTACGTCACCGCCTCCACACTCGTCTCCACGCTCAACCAGGGCAAGGGCATCGGCACCGGCGTCTTCGAGATCCGCGACTCCACCGGCGGCACCGTAGACATCGACATCGGCACCGACACCAAGAACGTCGGCCAACTCATCGCCGAGATCAACTCAAGCGCATCCGGCGCAGGCCTCCGCGTCCGCGCACGCATCAACGCAAACGGCGACGGCATCGAGATCTACGAGAACATCCCCGACGGACAAACACCGGGATCCTCCAAGATCAAGATCACCGACCGCTCCGGCGGCGTTGCCGCCGCACTCCGCATCGCCGGCGAAGCCAAGGACGTCGGCCCGGAGAACAAGATCGACGGCTCATACGAGCGCACCGTCGAGATCGACGCCGACGACACCCTCCAGGATGTCGCCAACAAGATCAACTCCGCAGGCATCCAGCTCGCCGCGTCGATCGTCAACGACGGCACCGGCTCAAAGCCCTTCCGACTCTCGCTCACCTCAAAGACCAGCGGCAGCGCAGGCCGCGTCCTCTTCGACAGCGGAACCCTCGACCTCGGACTCAGCACCATCGACAAAGGCAGCGACGCCCGCATCATCTTCGGCGGCTCCAACGCCGCCAGCGGCCTGCTCCTCACCAGCTCCAGCAACACCTTCTCGAACGTCGTCACCGGGCTCACGATCGACGCCGTCGGCGTCTCCGAGAACCCGGTCCGCATCTCCGTCTCGCAGAACACCGACTCCATCGTCACGGAGATCCGCGCCTTCATCGACGCGTTCAACACCGTCCTCACGCGAATCGACGATCAGAGCAAGTACAACCAGGAGACCAAGACCAAGGGCGCGCTCCTCGGCGACCAGACCTCGCAGTCGCTCCGCCGCAGTCTCCTCACCACCATCCAGAGCAAAGCGATCGGTGCCTCCGGCACATACGACGATCTCGCCGATCTCGGCGTCCGCGTCGGCTCCGGCTCACGCCTCGAACTCGACGAAGAACGCCTCAGAAACGCCCTCGCCACCGACCCCGCCTCCGTCGAGCAGGTCCTCGCCGGATACACACAGGGCGACGCCGAGCAGTACGAAGACCTCGGCAACGGCATCAAGGTCAAGATCCAGAACCCCGAGGGACCGTTCACAGTCCTCGGACTCGCAGGAAAGATCGAACGCCTCGCAAACACCTACATCGACTCCGTCAGCGGCATCCTCACCGGCCGCAAACGCTCCATCGACACCCAGATCGAGTTCCAGAACAAACGCATCGCCGAGATCGACGTTCGGCTCGCCTCACGCAGGCAGGTCCTCCAGGCCCAGTTCGTCGCCATGGAGCAGGCCATCGCGCAGCTCCAATCCCAGCAGAGCGCGATCTCACAGATCGGCCTCCTCGGATAA
- the atpB gene encoding F0F1 ATP synthase subunit A, with product MIDIPLATLFTLAADSPVDHVVNHPFLKSDSGVWLWSAHVGTLVLAGLILLILGPMIARQIGTGPESEGNDRYITKGRLAQTVEVICLYLREKAVRPLLHDRTDRFMPFLWTIFFFILVNNLLGLIPILDVIHLINSDWKAEHRAPIGGTATSNIAVTAVLAFISFLVINAAGIKELGVGGYLKHLTGGAPAFIWPILVPVEILGTFIKPVALAIRLFANMTAGHVLLATLFMFVGMSLKTGLAVGAPVTLISCIGAVAIMFLELFVAFLQAFVFMFLTTVFISQLSHHGDHDHAHDHAHDHSHGGHPHPAH from the coding sequence ATGATCGACATCCCCCTCGCAACCCTCTTCACGCTCGCTGCCGACAGCCCCGTCGACCACGTGGTCAACCACCCGTTCCTGAAGAGCGACAGCGGTGTCTGGCTCTGGTCCGCCCACGTCGGAACACTCGTCCTCGCAGGCCTCATCCTCCTCATCCTCGGGCCCATGATCGCTCGCCAGATCGGCACCGGTCCGGAATCCGAGGGCAACGATCGCTACATCACCAAGGGCCGCCTCGCACAGACCGTCGAAGTCATCTGCCTCTACCTCCGCGAAAAAGCCGTCCGGCCGCTCCTCCACGATCGCACCGATCGCTTCATGCCCTTCCTCTGGACCATCTTCTTCTTCATCCTCGTCAACAACCTCCTCGGCCTCATCCCCATCCTCGACGTCATCCATCTCATCAACAGCGACTGGAAGGCCGAGCATCGTGCCCCCATCGGCGGCACCGCCACCAGCAACATCGCCGTGACCGCCGTCCTCGCCTTCATCTCCTTCCTCGTCATCAACGCCGCGGGAATCAAGGAACTCGGCGTCGGCGGCTACCTCAAGCACCTCACCGGCGGCGCGCCCGCCTTCATCTGGCCCATCCTTGTCCCGGTCGAGATCCTCGGCACCTTCATCAAGCCCGTCGCGCTCGCCATCCGACTCTTCGCGAACATGACCGCAGGCCACGTCCTCCTCGCCACACTCTTCATGTTCGTCGGCATGTCCCTCAAGACCGGCCTCGCAGTCGGTGCGCCCGTCACGCTCATCTCATGCATCGGCGCCGTCGCCATCATGTTCCTCGAACTCTTCGTCGCTTTCCTCCAGGCATTCGTCTTCATGTTCCTCACAACCGTCTTCATCTCCCAGCTCTCCCACCACGGCGACCACGACCATGCCCACGATCACGCACACGACCACTCGCACGGGGGACACCCACACCCCGCGCACTGA
- the sthA gene encoding Si-specific NAD(P)(+) transhydrogenase has translation MRHYDLCVIGSGPAGQKAAIQAAKLGKKVCVVERHDIGGVAINTGTIPSKALREAILCAVGRATPVPAMGDFREAHGHVTLPKLIASCQQVIRAEVEIVRRHFERNGIDSIQGQGRFVDPHTVEVTKKHSVELIHSDFVIVATGTRPARAPGVEFDTTDIITSDELLGLETLPHSMIVVGGGVIGTEYASMLCALGVKVTLIEGRGRLLDFVDAEITEALQYHLRQAGVTLRMGEKVVKIQRIAPPPGARASNEYMVEATLESGKTLRADSLLYCVGRQGCTEELDLEKAGLKADDRGRIRVNEHFQTSVGHIYAAGDVIGFPALASTSMEQGRVAACHMFGERYEQVHDLLPYGIYAIPEISMVGWTEERLTKDEIPYESGVAQYREIARGQLLGDEIGMLKLLIHQESHVILGVHIIGTGATELVHIGQTAMAFNATVEYLVNAVFNYPTLAECYKVAALNGLNKLRSV, from the coding sequence ATGCGTCACTATGACCTGTGCGTGATCGGGAGCGGGCCTGCCGGGCAGAAGGCGGCCATTCAGGCGGCGAAGCTCGGGAAGAAGGTGTGTGTCGTTGAGCGGCACGATATCGGCGGGGTAGCGATCAACACGGGGACGATTCCGTCGAAGGCGCTGCGTGAGGCGATTCTGTGCGCTGTGGGACGAGCGACGCCGGTTCCTGCGATGGGCGACTTCCGCGAGGCGCATGGGCACGTCACGCTGCCGAAGTTGATCGCGTCTTGCCAGCAGGTGATCCGCGCTGAGGTGGAGATTGTGAGGCGGCACTTTGAGCGGAACGGGATCGATTCGATCCAGGGCCAGGGGAGGTTCGTCGATCCGCACACGGTTGAGGTGACGAAGAAGCATTCGGTGGAGCTGATCCACTCGGATTTCGTGATTGTGGCGACGGGGACTCGGCCGGCGCGTGCGCCGGGTGTTGAGTTCGACACGACGGACATCATCACGTCGGACGAGTTGCTCGGGCTCGAGACGCTGCCTCACTCGATGATCGTGGTTGGAGGGGGCGTGATCGGGACGGAGTATGCGTCGATGCTGTGCGCCCTGGGCGTGAAGGTGACGCTGATCGAGGGGCGTGGGAGGTTGCTGGACTTTGTGGATGCGGAGATCACGGAGGCGCTTCAGTACCATCTGAGGCAGGCGGGGGTGACGCTGCGGATGGGCGAGAAGGTGGTGAAGATCCAGCGGATTGCGCCGCCTCCGGGGGCGAGAGCGAGCAATGAGTACATGGTGGAGGCGACGCTCGAGAGCGGGAAGACGCTGCGTGCTGATAGTCTGTTGTACTGCGTGGGGAGGCAGGGGTGTACGGAGGAGTTGGACCTTGAGAAGGCGGGACTGAAGGCGGATGATCGCGGGCGGATCAGGGTCAACGAGCACTTCCAGACGTCGGTCGGGCATATTTATGCTGCGGGGGATGTGATCGGATTCCCCGCGCTCGCTTCGACGAGCATGGAGCAGGGGCGGGTCGCGGCGTGCCACATGTTCGGCGAGCGGTACGAGCAGGTGCACGATCTGCTGCCTTACGGGATCTATGCGATACCTGAGATCTCAATGGTTGGCTGGACCGAGGAGCGGTTGACGAAGGATGAGATCCCGTATGAGAGCGGGGTCGCGCAGTATCGCGAGATCGCGAGGGGGCAGTTGCTGGGTGACGAGATCGGGATGCTGAAGCTCCTGATTCACCAAGAGAGCCACGTGATCCTGGGTGTGCACATCATCGGGACCGGTGCGACGGAGTTGGTGCACATCGGGCAGACGGCGATGGCGTTCAATGCCACGGTGGAGTATCTGGTGAACGCGGTGTTCAACTATCCGACGCTTGCGGAGTGTTACAAGGTCGCGGCGCTGAACGGGCTGAACAAGCTGCGGAGCGTGTGA
- a CDS encoding AtpZ/AtpI family protein — translation MPRDPDHNQSPAKDFEADGDPPIDPDTLAPPPLPDVLKRPGPSQPSRPGTPIPRSSAMQFGRVFAIGMDFVYGVVGCAALGWAIDWWFKTAPRWLLIGAGIGIVVAMYRFIREGMKLSRGDQNRRP, via the coding sequence ATGCCCCGCGATCCCGATCACAACCAAAGCCCCGCAAAGGACTTCGAAGCGGATGGCGATCCCCCGATCGACCCCGACACCCTCGCTCCGCCCCCCCTGCCCGATGTCCTGAAACGCCCCGGCCCCTCCCAGCCCTCACGCCCCGGCACCCCGATCCCCAGATCGTCGGCGATGCAATTCGGGCGTGTCTTTGCCATCGGCATGGACTTCGTCTACGGCGTCGTCGGATGCGCTGCCCTCGGATGGGCCATCGATTGGTGGTTCAAAACCGCCCCGCGCTGGCTCCTCATCGGTGCCGGCATCGGCATCGTCGTCGCCATGTACCGATTCATCCGCGAAGGGATGAAGTTGTCCAGAGGCGACCAGAACCGACGCCCCTGA
- the alaS gene encoding alanine--tRNA ligase, with protein sequence MRAAEVRSTFIEFFKSKGGLSGTPDAGHRFAPSSPCVPVDDPTLLFTNAGMNQFKPIFLGNVPAGHPLAGLKRAVNSQKCIRAGGKHNDLDDVGKDTYHHTFFEMLGNWSFGDYFKQEAVEWSWELLTKVYKLPKEALYATYFEGNEKLGLPPDDETKNLWLKVLPPDHVLPGNMKDNFWEMGETGPCGPCTEIHVDRLTAMGLEKRNAAHLVNSSDPDVIEIWNNVFIQFDRQADGSLRPLPAKHVDTGMGLERLVSVLQNKRSNYDTDVFHPIFEAIQLATNARPYRGKLGAQDADLVDTAYRVIADHIRTLTFAITDGATPSNEGRGYVLRRILRRAVRFGRQKLNAKPGFFANLVPIVVQHFGDAFPELRKDPQRVQNIILEEEESFGRTLDRGIKLFDEAASRTADQQVSASDAFQLYDTYGFPIDLTLQMAEERGLKVDIAGYEKLMAEQKERSRAGSKETAATGLSLDGDAVARLGKMNIVPTDDSDKFHGRDVRARVLAIWNGHNFDQHVSAGVTLNKRVGIIVDRTPFYAEMGGQVADHGRIVVSRESRESARDNHDGGEFRVEDARSFGGYVLHVGMILKGEIRVGDDVILHLDHNRRKAVASNHTATHLLNFGLRAALGEHVDQKGSQVEPDRFRFDFSNNGPVEPAHIAAVEETVRRQIAQNLTVYADIAPLFVSKQINGLRAVFGETYPDPVRVVSIGQPVTDLLESPANPAWRELSVEFCGGTHVGSTSEIGAFALVSETGVAKGIRRIEALTGVPAEAAIKTADDLESRIAGASSASDDDLPKLATEIGNEIDQLTIPLTRKHALRARLADLQERVKAAQKRAAGASREKAEQMARQVAEAAASSMDDFIIATIETGSDRAALQAAVNVIQQKAGRVAILLLSPDEAEGKVSIVAAVPKPLIDRGLKAGDWVRETAAACGGKGGGKPDTAQGGGSDLSKLKDASKAARTYAARVLNGG encoded by the coding sequence ATGCGCGCCGCAGAAGTCCGCTCAACCTTCATCGAGTTCTTCAAGTCCAAGGGCGGCCTCTCAGGCACCCCGGACGCCGGACACCGCTTCGCCCCCTCCTCGCCCTGCGTCCCCGTGGACGACCCGACCCTCCTCTTCACCAACGCCGGCATGAACCAGTTCAAGCCGATCTTCCTCGGCAACGTCCCCGCCGGTCACCCCCTCGCCGGACTCAAGCGCGCCGTCAACAGCCAGAAATGCATCCGCGCAGGCGGCAAGCACAATGACCTCGACGATGTCGGCAAAGACACCTACCACCACACCTTCTTCGAGATGCTCGGCAACTGGTCCTTCGGCGACTACTTCAAACAAGAAGCCGTCGAATGGTCATGGGAACTCCTCACCAAGGTCTACAAACTCCCCAAGGAAGCCCTCTACGCCACCTACTTCGAAGGCAACGAGAAACTCGGCCTCCCCCCCGACGACGAAACAAAAAACCTCTGGCTCAAAGTCCTCCCGCCAGACCACGTCCTCCCCGGCAACATGAAGGACAACTTCTGGGAAATGGGCGAAACCGGCCCGTGCGGCCCCTGCACAGAGATCCACGTCGATCGCCTCACCGCCATGGGTCTCGAGAAACGCAACGCCGCCCACCTCGTCAACTCCAGCGACCCCGATGTCATCGAGATCTGGAACAACGTCTTCATCCAGTTCGATCGCCAAGCCGACGGCTCGCTCCGCCCCCTCCCCGCCAAGCACGTCGATACCGGCATGGGGCTCGAACGCCTCGTCTCAGTCCTCCAGAACAAACGCTCCAACTACGACACCGATGTCTTCCACCCCATCTTCGAAGCCATCCAACTCGCCACCAACGCTCGCCCCTACCGAGGCAAGCTCGGCGCACAAGATGCCGACCTCGTAGACACCGCCTACCGCGTCATCGCCGACCACATCCGCACGCTGACATTCGCCATCACCGACGGCGCAACGCCCTCCAACGAAGGCCGGGGGTACGTCCTCCGCCGCATCCTCCGCCGCGCTGTCCGCTTCGGACGCCAGAAACTCAACGCCAAGCCCGGCTTCTTCGCCAACCTCGTCCCCATCGTCGTGCAGCATTTCGGCGATGCATTCCCCGAACTGCGCAAAGACCCGCAGCGCGTCCAGAACATCATCCTCGAAGAGGAAGAATCCTTCGGACGCACGCTCGACCGAGGCATCAAGCTCTTTGACGAAGCGGCATCACGCACCGCCGACCAACAGGTCTCCGCCTCCGACGCCTTCCAGCTCTACGACACCTACGGCTTCCCCATCGATCTCACCCTCCAGATGGCCGAAGAACGGGGCCTGAAGGTCGACATCGCCGGCTACGAAAAGCTCATGGCCGAGCAGAAGGAACGCTCCCGCGCCGGCTCGAAAGAGACCGCCGCGACCGGGCTCTCCCTCGACGGCGATGCCGTCGCGCGGCTCGGCAAGATGAACATCGTGCCCACCGACGACTCAGACAAGTTCCACGGACGCGATGTCCGCGCCCGCGTTCTCGCCATCTGGAACGGACACAACTTCGACCAGCACGTCTCCGCAGGCGTCACCCTCAACAAACGCGTCGGCATCATCGTCGATCGCACACCCTTCTACGCCGAAATGGGAGGCCAGGTCGCCGACCACGGACGCATCGTCGTCTCTCGCGAAAGCCGCGAGAGCGCACGCGACAACCACGATGGAGGCGAGTTCCGCGTCGAAGACGCCAGGTCCTTCGGCGGCTACGTCCTCCACGTCGGCATGATCCTCAAGGGAGAGATCCGCGTCGGAGACGATGTCATCCTCCACCTCGACCACAACCGACGCAAGGCCGTCGCATCCAACCACACCGCAACCCACCTCCTCAACTTCGGCCTCCGCGCTGCCCTCGGCGAGCACGTCGATCAGAAGGGCTCCCAGGTCGAGCCCGACCGCTTCCGATTCGACTTCTCAAACAACGGCCCCGTCGAGCCAGCGCACATCGCCGCCGTTGAAGAGACCGTCCGACGCCAGATCGCCCAGAACCTCACCGTCTACGCAGACATCGCTCCCCTCTTCGTCAGCAAGCAGATCAACGGCCTCCGCGCTGTCTTCGGCGAGACCTACCCCGATCCCGTCCGCGTCGTCTCCATCGGACAGCCCGTCACCGACCTCCTCGAAAGCCCCGCCAATCCCGCGTGGCGCGAGCTCTCCGTCGAGTTCTGTGGCGGCACGCACGTCGGCTCCACCTCCGAGATCGGCGCCTTCGCCCTCGTCTCCGAAACCGGTGTCGCCAAAGGCATCCGCCGCATCGAGGCCCTCACCGGCGTCCCCGCCGAAGCCGCGATCAAGACGGCGGACGATCTCGAATCCCGCATCGCCGGCGCATCAAGCGCCTCCGACGATGACCTCCCGAAACTCGCCACCGAGATCGGCAACGAGATCGACCAGTTGACCATCCCCCTCACCCGCAAGCACGCGCTGCGCGCCAGACTGGCCGACCTGCAGGAGCGCGTGAAAGCCGCCCAGAAGCGCGCCGCAGGCGCAAGCCGCGAAAAAGCCGAGCAGATGGCCCGTCAGGTCGCCGAAGCAGCCGCCTCGTCCATGGACGATTTCATCATCGCCACCATCGAGACCGGCTCCGACCGTGCGGCCCTCCAGGCAGCCGTCAACGTCATCCAGCAGAAGGCCGGCCGGGTCGCCATCCTCCTCCTCTCTCCCGACGAGGCGGAAGGCAAGGTCTCGATCGTCGCCGCTGTTCCCAAACCCCTGATCGACAGAGGGCTGAAGGCCGGTGACTGGGTCAGGGAGACCGCCGCCGCCTGCGGCGGAAAGGGCGGCGGAAAGCCCGATACCGCCCAAGGTGGCGGCTCCGACCTCTCGAAACTCAAAGACGCCTCCAAGGCCGCACGGACCTACGCCGCCCGCGTCCTGAACGGCGGCTGA